The genomic interval TCTCAGTTTGTCCTGCAATCCGACAAACAAACCCAATGTTATTCAGGGTATTAGCCTGCCCTCGCAGATCACCAACTTCCCGACGAGTAGATAAAGCTGCCAGATAGAATTCCAGGGCTTTATCATAAATTCTCTGAATAAAATAAATACCACCAATATTGTTGAGGGTAGTGCCCTCCCCCGGTCGATCGCCCACCTGCCGCCGAATGTCTAAGGCTTTCGTGTAATAGCTCAGGGCATCTTGCAGTTGGTTCTGGGCATCATAGACCGCACCCATGTTATGGAGCGTTGTTCCCCAGCGGGTCCACACCTCTCTGGTTGCACCAATCTGGTTGTAAATTGCCAGAGCTTGCTGATAGGACTCGATCGCTTTAGTATATTCTCTCAAACTGTAATAAACTTCTCCCAGCCCATTCAGCGTTGTCCCTTCTCCCAGGAGATCACCCACCTGCTGATAGCCTGTCCGGGCTTTCTGATAGGAAGTAATTGCTTGCTGTTGCTGCCCCTGGTTATTGTAGGTAACACCTTGCCAGAACAAAGCGGTTGCCTCGCCCCGGCGATCGCCCACTTGCTGGTAGAGCTTTACTGCCTGCTGAAATTTTGTCTGGGCGAGTTGAAATTGGGCTTGATGGAATGACTGTTGCCCCTCCTGAAATGCTTGTGCCGCAGACAAAGGTTGAGCTGCCTGTGTCAGGATAAATTTTTGAGTGCTAAAAACCTTTGATTGTGCTTTGCCACTGGGTTGAAAAAAGGGAAGTATCAATAAGCAGGTTAAAGTCAATAAGGGAATCGGCTGCTTGATGGAAAACCCATGAAGAAACCAACGCGAAAACATCTCGGACATGAAAACGTACCTCTACTGCCAATGCAGCACCTGGAAATAATTACTCTTTACAGAACTTTCTAGACAAAGCCGGATAAGTTTAGAAAGTTCTAAGTAGAGAAGCACCCATAAACTGATGCCCGACAGTTCACGGCTGACGGTTATCAGCTACCAGCTTTTAGAGGGTGTTTGAAAAGTCCTACTGTCGGTAGCAAAGATGCGATCCCCCTAAGTCCCCCTGATTAAGGGAGACTTTAAGCCTGTTTCCCCCCTTTTTAAGCTACCGTGTACACACAAGTCGGAAATCTGTGAACACAAGTCCTGAAACCCTTGCTCTGCCTCAACTTTGGAAATTGGCTGAAATCTCAATAATCTCGGCTTATTGAGAACCGGCAACGAGAAATCAAGGTTGTGGAGGATCAGGTTTTCGGAAAACGAATCAGCGATCGACTTGTGTGTACACCGTAGCCTTTTTAAGGGGGGTTAGGGGGGATCTCTGAGTGTTTCATCTTACAGTCCTTACCTTTTCAAACATCCTCTTAGTAAGTTTGGTTTAACTCCGTCTATCTACTAATGTACGAACAGGAATATAGCGATGAGCAGGAATCTTTTCTTAGCAATTTTTGGGCAGTGCTCCGGAGGCATTTCAAAAGAATTCATCCCAGCTTCGTCCAAGACTACCTCACCATAAAGATTGGATTTCAGGAGCATCAAGAATTAAGAATTAAAGATTAAAAATTGCAGACCGTTGAGTAGCCTTCTGATTTCTCTTCTGCCCTCTGCCCTCTCTCCCACACCCCACTCCCCCCCCGAAACACCTATGGATTTACTGGAATATCAGGCGAAGTCACTCTTTCGTGAGATGGGCATCCCCGTGCTGCCCTCCCAACGAATCGATCGTCCCAAAGATTTGAAGGGATTGAATATTCCCTACCCTGTTGTCCTTAAGTCCCAGGTATACATTGGTGGACGGGGCAGGGTGGGTGGGGTTCGGTTTGTTGAGAACACAATTGATGCGGTTGCGGCTGCCCAAACCATTTTTAATCTGCCGATTATGGGCGAATACCCACAGGCGTTGCTGGCAGAGGCAAAATACGATGCCGATCGGGAATTTTACCTGGCAGTTATTCTCAACCGCTCCATTTGCCGTCCGCTTTTATTGGGATCACAACGGGGTGGAATTGACGTACAGGCGGCGATCGACCAGATGCAGCATGTCATTGTAGATCAGGAATTTTCTCCTTACTATGCCCGTCGGTTGGCGCTCAAAATGGGACTTGAAGGGGGATTGATCAGCTCGGTTAGTTCAATTCTGGAAAAGATGTATCAACTCTTTGTTCAGAAAGATCTGGATCTGGTTGAAATTAATCCTTTAGGCGTAAGCCCCAGTGGCGAAGTAATGGCGTTGGATGGAAAAGTGACCGTCAACGATGACGCATTGCCACGGCACAGTGATTTAGCCGCATTGCTGACCACTTCCAACCGTAATCAAACGATTCTAACCGATAAACTTCCCGTCGCAATGGAACCTGACGGTCAGATTGGGATTTTGTGCAACGGCGCGGGCTTAACGATGGCGACAATGGATTTAATTTGCCAGGCGGGAGGTAAGCCAGCCAGCTTTTTGAATATTGGGGGTGAAACCCAATGGAACTCGTCTCCGGGTGCGCTGAGGGAGCGGTTGGAGAAAGGGTTGGAGGTGATGGCACAAACGAAACAGGTAAGAGTATTGCTGGTCAATCTGGTCAGCAGTTTAATTCCCTGTGATGATATCGCCCAGGTCATTATCAACTTTTTGCAGCGCCGGGTGCGGGAACCACGGGGAGTCAGCGAAATCCGTCCTGACGCGCTGATTACCCACACCCTTCGGATTCCGCAGATGGTGGTTCGTCTGGTGGGTAGCGAGTGTGCTTTGGCAAGGGAACAACTGGCGAACAATCGTGTCTCCATAGTGGACAATTTGGATGAGGCGGTTGCTCAAACTGTCTCGCTGGCAAAATCGATCGCGAGAAATTCTTAATGGAACTGAACAAGCAGCAACGCCAGATATTACTCCTGATGATTTTGGGCATCAATCTTGTTTCTACAATCCTGCATTACACGGATAATTTCCTTTTCTTCAGTCAATACCCAGCCCCTACCTGGATGACCCCTGCTTCGGTTTATATTGCCTGGCTACTCCTGACACCCTTTGGGTTCATCGGTTATTTTCTATATAAAAGAGACGTTTTCCTTGCTGCCTACGTTTGTCTGGGCATCTACGCCTTAACGGGTGCTGCCAGTCCGGGACACTATCTTTTCCCTGCTGCCGAAAATTTTTCCCTGAAGATGCATCTGTTCATCTGGTTTGATGCGATCGCCGGACTGTTACTCCTAGGCTTTACTATTTGGTCAGGGTTGTTTCTTAGAGAATGGCAGCGGAGCGTATCCAGCTTCCGTTAGCCCCTAACCCCTAGCCCCTAACCCCTAATCCCTATGGCACCAGCAAACCACGTTTACCCTGTAATTTGGAACGATGATCGCGTCCTTTTAATTGACCAGAACCGCCTGCCCAATGAATATGCCGTCGTGGATGTCCACCGCTATGAAGACATGGCGTGGGCGATAGAAACCATGATTGTTCGGGGTGCCCCAGCGATCGGGGTGGCGGCTGCCTATGGCGTATATCTGGGAGCGCGAGAAATTCAGGCCAGCGATCGAAGCAAATTTTTGAGCCAGTTAGAGGCCGTTGCCAAACGTCTACGGTCTACCCGTCCAACTGCGGTCAACCTGTTTTGGGCCATCGAGCGCATGCTGAAAACAGCGCATCAGACTCTGGGATCGGTGGATCACCTCAAAACAGTTCTGTTGGAAACGGCCAAGAAAATCAATGCAGAAGATTTGCAAACCTGCCAGCAAATTGGCGATTATGGGCTGGAAGCCTTACCCAGCAGCCCCAGTAAACTCTGTCTGCTGACCCACTGCAACGCGGGAGCGCTGGCAACCGCAGGTTATGGTACTGCGCTAGGTGTGGTGCGCTCGGCCTGGAAAGCTGGACGATTGGCACGGGTTTATGCCGATGAAACCCGTCCCCGCTTGCAGGGTGCCAGGCTCACTGCCTGGGAATGCGTTCAAGAGGGGATTCCGGTTACGGTGATTACCGACAGCATGGCAGCCCACTGTATGCAGCGGGGCATGATCGATGCCGTGGTCGTTGGTGCCGATCGAATTGCGGCAAACGGCGACACCGCCAATAAGATTGGAACCTATAGTGTGGCACTGGTTGCCAGAGCACACAAGATTCCCTTTTTTGTGGCGGCACCCCTATCTACGATCGATTTTAAGATTTCAGACGGCAGCCAAATTCCGATCGAGGAACGGCATCCCAGTGAAATCTACGCGATCGGTGAAACAACCCTCTGTCCCGTTGGTGCCGAATTTTATAATCCTGCCTTTGATGTCACTCCGGCTGACCTGATTACCGCCATCATCACAGAGTATGGTGCGGTTGCCCCCGCAGACTTGAGGGATCAGTTGGCGGCTAAACAAGTGGTATGAGGTCATTGTGGATTCATCGACTGCGCTCGAAAACCAAGCCAAATCCCAGGCAAAACCCAGACCATTCCAGGCGACGCCAGCAAAAGTTTTCCACTGGGTCAATGTCGTCAGCCTGTTTTTGATGCTGACCAGCGGATTACAAATTTACAATGCGAACCCCGTTTTTGGTGGGCGCGAGGGTTGGCATTTCCCGTGGATTGGATTGCTCGGCGGCTGGTTGGCGGGTGGACGGCACTGGCACTTTGCTGCCATGTGGTTCTTTTCCCTCAATCTGCTCTGGTACGGGATTTATGTGCTGATTACGCCAACGTTGGAAACATCGCTATGTGGGTGAAAATGACCTGAAAGCGTTACAGCTCAGCCGCAATCCAAAACGCCGCATCTATGCCTGGCACCGAATTGTTTACACCTGCATCATCCCAATCCTGCTGCTGGCAATTTTTACTGGCATCGGCATGTACAAACCTGCTCAATTTGCCTGGATTGCAGAACTCTTTGGTGGCTGGTTTGCCCTCAGAACCATGCATTTTTTAACTGTCCCTACAGTGCTTGGATTTGCGATCGTCCATTCTCTACTTGCCCTGAATGCGGGGGGCGATCGCCTGGTTGAGTCGATGTTTTGGAAGCAAGGAGAAGGTGGTAGGGAATAGGTGGTAGGTGGTAGGTGGTAGGTGTCAGGGAAAGAATAAAGGCTAAAAACTGTCTCCCCCCGCTCCCTTCCCTTCTCTATCTCCTCAACTCGTCGCTTTTTGCGCCTCACTTTCAAAATAAACTTCAAAACTCAAAATCTTACTTGTTTCCCATGAAATCAACCAACAATGCTCCTGACCAACTTCATCGGCGCAGTTTTCTAAGGATTGCTGGAATGACGGGTGCAGGTTGGATTATGGGCACTTCTGCCTTAACCTTGCTAGAAGGTGGCGTGGGCAAGCTGTTCATGCCGTTGAACGATCGCCTGGACGCCCTGCTGCTGAATCCTCAAAAGCCTGTGCCGGAGTTTCCAACAAGTACGATTGAGCCAGAGGCACTGATCACTAATACCTTTCGGTTCACTCCCATGATTGACCTCAACACCTTTCGTCTGTCCGTCGATGGAGAAGTCAAAAATCCACTCAATTTAGATTTAGCTAGAATTCAACAATTGCCATTAACCTCGATGGTGATTCGGCATGTCTGCGTGGAAGGATGGGCAGCGATCGTCCAGTGGGGAGGGGTGCGCCTGAGTGAAATCGTAAAACTGGCACAGCCGAAACCAGGCGTGCGTTATGTCTACTTCCAATCCGCAGATGGCTACTACGAAAGTTGGGATCTGGCATCAGCACTCCATCCCCAAACGCTGCTGGCCTATCAAAAAAATGGTGCCCCCTTGCCCGTTGAAAATGGTGCCCCCCTGCGTCTCGCTGCCCCGATCAAATTGGGCTACAAGCAAAGCAAATGGGTTACCCGCGTCACTCTG from Kovacikia minuta CCNUW1 carries:
- a CDS encoding succinate--CoA ligase subunit beta; protein product: MSSLLISLLPSALSPTPHSPPETPMDLLEYQAKSLFREMGIPVLPSQRIDRPKDLKGLNIPYPVVLKSQVYIGGRGRVGGVRFVENTIDAVAAAQTIFNLPIMGEYPQALLAEAKYDADREFYLAVILNRSICRPLLLGSQRGGIDVQAAIDQMQHVIVDQEFSPYYARRLALKMGLEGGLISSVSSILEKMYQLFVQKDLDLVEINPLGVSPSGEVMALDGKVTVNDDALPRHSDLAALLTTSNRNQTILTDKLPVAMEPDGQIGILCNGAGLTMATMDLICQAGGKPASFLNIGGETQWNSSPGALRERLEKGLEVMAQTKQVRVLLVNLVSSLIPCDDIAQVIINFLQRRVREPRGVSEIRPDALITHTLRIPQMVVRLVGSECALAREQLANNRVSIVDNLDEAVAQTVSLAKSIARNS
- a CDS encoding molybdopterin-dependent oxidoreductase; translation: MKSTNNAPDQLHRRSFLRIAGMTGAGWIMGTSALTLLEGGVGKLFMPLNDRLDALLLNPQKPVPEFPTSTIEPEALITNTFRFTPMIDLNTFRLSVDGEVKNPLNLDLARIQQLPLTSMVIRHVCVEGWAAIVQWGGVRLSEIVKLAQPKPGVRYVYFQSADGYYESWDLASALHPQTLLAYQKNGAPLPVENGAPLRLAAPIKLGYKQSKWVTRVTLTSQLLPQKGYWEDQGYEWFAGL
- a CDS encoding cytochrome b/b6 domain-containing protein is translated as MDSSTALENQAKSQAKPRPFQATPAKVFHWVNVVSLFLMLTSGLQIYNANPVFGGREGWHFPWIGLLGGWLAGGRHWHFAAMWFFSLNLLWYGIYVLITPTLETSLCG
- the mtnA gene encoding S-methyl-5-thioribose-1-phosphate isomerase — encoded protein: MAPANHVYPVIWNDDRVLLIDQNRLPNEYAVVDVHRYEDMAWAIETMIVRGAPAIGVAAAYGVYLGAREIQASDRSKFLSQLEAVAKRLRSTRPTAVNLFWAIERMLKTAHQTLGSVDHLKTVLLETAKKINAEDLQTCQQIGDYGLEALPSSPSKLCLLTHCNAGALATAGYGTALGVVRSAWKAGRLARVYADETRPRLQGARLTAWECVQEGIPVTVITDSMAAHCMQRGMIDAVVVGADRIAANGDTANKIGTYSVALVARAHKIPFFVAAPLSTIDFKISDGSQIPIEERHPSEIYAIGETTLCPVGAEFYNPAFDVTPADLITAIITEYGAVAPADLRDQLAAKQVV
- a CDS encoding cytochrome b/b6 domain-containing protein — its product is MGENDLKALQLSRNPKRRIYAWHRIVYTCIIPILLLAIFTGIGMYKPAQFAWIAELFGGWFALRTMHFLTVPTVLGFAIVHSLLALNAGGDRLVESMFWKQGEGGRE